Within the Agromyces ramosus genome, the region GCGGTCCTCGATGGGGATGTCCTCCGCGATGCCCAGGATGCGAGGCACGCCGGGCACGGCGACCTCGAGCTCCTCGAGCATCTCCTCCACCGGGTCGACCGCGATGACCTCGCGATCGAGCGCGACGAGCGCGGCCGTGAGCTTGCCCGTGCCGGCTCCGAGGTCGAGCACGCGGACCGCGTCGCCGATGAGCCACTCGACGGCCGCGACCGGGTAGCCGGGCCGGGCCTCGTGGTAGACGGATGCCGCCGCGCCGAACGAGCGCGCGCTGGTCATCGTCGCCGGGTCGCCCGGGTCGACGACGAGCCCCGTCTCGGCGGGAACCTCGTTGGCGGATGCCTCGTTCATGCCGTGATCGCCATGCGTTCGATGTGCCGGCCATCGGCATCGAGCCGGAAGGTGAACGTCGAGGGCCCGTTGAAGCCCTCGCCGCCGACGTCGGCCGTCACGATGACGTCGTCGCCGATCACGCGGGACTCGGTGACCTCGAACGTCTGGTGCACCCCGATCGACTCCTCGCGGCTCCACCGCGCGATCTCGTCGCGCCCGCGGAACTCACGCCCCCAGTCGTCGAGCACGCCGTCGTCGGCGAACGCGGCGGTGAATCGCTCGAGATCGCCGGCGTTCGTCGCGTCGAACGCCTCGCGCACGGGCATCGGAAGCTCGATCATCAGGTCTCCTCCGCTCGGCGGGCGCGAGGTGGAGAGCGCCACGGTGCAATTCCACGCCCTGCACGCGGCATCCGTCAACCGTCGAGGGCCGATCGCCGACCCGCCCGGCGCCCGCCGCGACCGTGTCGCACGTGCGTGCGAGGATGCTCGCGTGCCAGTGGACTTCACCGCGATCGACTTCGAAACCGCCAACTCGTCACCGGCATCCGCATGCTCCATCGGCCTGGTGAAGGTTCGAGACGGCCGGGTCGTCGATCGGGTGCATCACTACATCCGCCCGCCCTTCCCGCACGACGAGTTCTCCGAGTGGAACGTGCGCATCCACGGCATCACGCGCGAGATGGTGACGGATGCCGCAGGCTGGGCCGTGCACCTGCCGACGCTGCGCGAGTTCGCCGGCGACGACCTGCTCGTGGCCCACAACGCCGGGTTCGACGTGGGCGTCATCGCCAAGACCTCCGAAGCCGTGGGCCTCGCGGTGCCCGACTTCCAGTACCTCTGCAGCCTGCAGGTCGCCCGCCGCACCTACCACCTCGACTCCTATCGGCTGCCGGTGGCGGCGATGGCTGCGGGCTTCGAAGGCTTCTCGCACCACGACGCACTGGCCGACGCCGAGGCGTGCGCGGCGATCATCGTGCACGCGGCCCGCCGCCACGAGGCCGACGACCTCGAGCGACTCGCCCACATCACCCGCGTCAAGATCGGTGCGATCGGCCCGGCGGCCACCCGCGACCGCGGCGCGGTGCACGGGCCGATGGCCTTGCAGTAACGGCCGCATCGCACGCCGATCCCCCGATCGGTCTCGCGCCCAGCCGCGGCGGGTGCCCGGCGATGTCGTGGGCGCCTGCGACACTGGCGGCATGGACATCCTCGCTCTCGTTCTCGGCCTCGTCGTCGGCGCCGTGCTCGGCGCACTCGCGGTCGCGCTCCTCCTGCAGCGCCGCGCCGCCACTGCGCCCGTCGGCGAAGACCCGGCGCTGATCGAGGCGCGCCACCAGGCGCAGCTCGCCGAGGTGCGTGCCGGCGAAGAGGCGGCGAAGTCGCTCCTCCGCGAAGAGCTCGCGGCCATGCAGGCCCGGGCCGAGGCACTGCGCGACCAGATCTCGCTCGCTCAGCAGCAGCAGCGCGAGCTCGTCGAGCAGCACCGCGCAGAGCAGCAGGCTCGTGAGGCTCGTGAGCAGGCTGAGAGCCGGGTGCTGCAGGCCCTCGCGCCGGTCAAGCAGTCGCTGAGCGAGATGCAGTCGAAGGTCACCGAGCTCGAGTCGCAGCGCAACCTCCAGCACGGTGAGCTCACCCAGCAACTGAAGTCCGCCGCCGAGTCCGAAGAGCGGCTGCGCTCCACCGCCGAGTCGCTCGCCTCGGCCCTGCGCTCCAACAGCACCCGCGGCGTCTGGGGCGAGACCCAGCTCCGCAGCGTCGTCGAGGCGGCCGGGCTCATCGAACGCGTCGACTTCGACGTGCAGGCGAGCATCTCGAGCGACTCCGGCCACGGGCGTCCCGACATGGTCGTGCGGCTGCCCGGCGGCAAGTCGATCGCCGTCGATGCGAAGGTGCCGTTCAACGCCTATCTCGAGGCGAGCCAGATTCCCGCGACTGCGAGCGGAGCCGAAGGCGCACGGCGCACCGACTTCCTGAAGCAGCACGTCGCGGCGGTGCGCGCGCACATCACCGCGCTCGGCTCGAAGGGCTACTGGAACGGGCTCGACGCCTCCCCCGAGCTCGTCATCGCGTTCATCCCGAGCGAGTCGCTCGTCTCCGCCGCCCTCGAGGCCGATCCCAGCATCATGGAGTTCGCATTTTCCAAGCGAGTGGCGCTCGCCTCACCGGTGACGCTGTGGTCGGTGCTGAAGACGGTCGCCTTCTCGTGGCAGCAAGACGTGCTCACGAACGAGGCGAAGACCCTCTTCGACCTCAGCCGCGAGCTGTACTCCCGCCTTGCCACGACGGCGAGCCACATCGAGAAGCTCGGCCGCACCATCGAGCGCAGCGTGAAGGATTACAACGCCTTCGTCGGTTCTCTCGAGCGCCAGGTACTGCCGACGGCCCGCAAGCTCGGTGCACTCGACGAATCGAAGATCCTCGCCCCCCTCCAGGGCATCGAAGAGGCGCCGCGCGAACTCACGGCCTTCGAACTGGTGGCCGGCGGCGGTGCCGATCTCGACCCCGACCTGCGCCGGCAGCTGCAGACACCCGACGCCCGCGACTGACGCGCCGCCTCACGTGACGAGCACGCTCACCACGTTGCCGGCCGGGTCGCGGAACCACGCGATGTCCGGCCCCTCGCCGCTGGCGGAGCCTCTGACAATTCCGCGCTCGTCGGTGCCGAAGTCGTCTGGCGCGGTGTAGATCTTCGTTTCGATGCCCGACGCATTGAGTTCATCGACCGCTCGGTCGATGTCGTCGACCACGAGGTTCAGGATCGTGAAGCTCGCCGGCTCGTGATTCGACTTCGGGTAGACGAACACCGCCTGACCCGACGGCAACGAGATCTGCAGATCGCCCATTTCGCCATCCGCGACCGACAACCCCAGCCTGGTGCCGTAAAACTCCCGTGCCGCATTGATGTCGTTGACGCTGAAGCCGGGGAATGCATCTCGGATCGTGACCATTTCGGCCCCCTTTCGCACGATGTGTCCGCCCAGACTTGCACGAGTCGACCTCGACGTCGACCCTCGGGGCGCAACACGTCGGCGCAGGCTATCCGGGTTCGGGATCCGTGCGCGGCCGAAGCTCGCGCCGAGGGTGCGGCTCGTCGACCGGTGGCTCGAGGCGTGCGGAGGCCTCGCCACCCGTCACGGGCTCGGAGTCGACCATGCCGTCGAGCGGATGTGCCAGCTCGTCTTTGCCGAGCCGTGCGAACGCAAGCGTCGCGATCGCGAGCACGGGGCCCACGAGTCCGGCGATGAGGAACGCAGGCGCGAGTCCGATCGACTCGCCCACCGGGCCGGCGACGGCCATCGAAATCGGCATCAGCGCGAGCGAGACGAAGAAGTCGAGGCTCGACACCCGGCCGAGCATGGAAGGCGGCACGCGGCGCTGGAGCAGCGTGCCCCACACGACGGAGGCGCCCGAGAAGAGCAGGCCGCAGATGAACAGCGCCACGACCATCACCCAGAGCCACGACGTGAGCCCGATCACCGCGAGCGGGAGCCCGCCGAATCCCCACGCGAGGATCATCAGGGTGAGGTAACGCCGTGGCAGCCGCATGGATGCGACCGCGATCGAGCCGATGGCACCGCCGACCCCGAAGGCGGCGAGCGCGAGGGCGAACGCGCCGGCGCCCCCGCCGGTCTGGTCTTTCACCGCGAACGGAAGCAGCACCTCGATCGGGCCCATGAGGACGAACACGAGGAGGATCGAGAACACGAGCGTCGCGAACAGCCATCGGGTGCGCAACAGGTAGGCGAACCCGTCGCGAAGGTCGATGAACGTCTGCCGCACCGGGTGGCTCACGACCTCGTCGGGATCGCGGCGCACCGGAGTGGTGCGCATCGCGGCGAGCACGACCACCGCGACGACCTGCAGCACGGCCACGACGAAGAAGGCCAGCCACGGCCCCTGCACGGCGATGAGCAGGCTCGCGAGGGCAGGTCCGGCGGCATTCATGGCCGCAGGGCGCAGCACGCCCTCGACGCCGTTTGCCGCGAGCAATTGCGACTCGGGGAGGATGGAAGGCAGCCATGCCGAGTACGCGGGATAGAAGAAGCCGTCGGCAAGGCCGAGCACGAACGAGATGACCGCGAGGTGCCACACCTCGACGATGCCGGTGACCGCGAGGAACCCCGCGATCGCGAAGCCCGTGCCGCGCACGATCTCGACCACGAGCAGGATGCGCCGCTGCGGGATGCGGTCGGCCGCGACACCGCCGAACAGCACCGCGAGCACGAGCCCGAGGCTCGAGCCGACGGCGACGAACGAGAGGTCGATCGGGGTGCCCCCGAGTTGCACGACCTGCCAGACCGCGGCGACGATCCACGCGCCGGCGCTCAGGAGCGACGCCGCGAGGGCGATGGTGAGGAGTCGGTACTGGCCCGAGGAGAACGGACGCAGCGCGCGCGGCAGCCGGGTGGCGTCGGTCATCCGGTCATTCTTGCGGGTGCCGCCGACATCCACACGCGGTAATCGGTCAGCGGTCGGCTGGGTCGAGCCACTTCTCGGCGAGGTGGTCGGCCACGACGCGGCGGATCGTCCCCGAGGTGCCGCGGAGCACGATGCTCTCGGTGCGGATGATCGGCCCCTTGCGGCGAACGCCGTCGACGAGCTCGCCGTCGGTCACGCCCGTCGCGACGAAGAAGGTGTTGTCGCTGCGCACGAGCTCTCCGAGCTCGTAGACGCGGTCGCAGTCGAGCCCGGCGGCCTCGCCGCGCGCGCGCTCCGCGTCGTCCTTCGGCGCGAGCCGTCCCTGCATGAAGCCGCCCAGCGCCTTGATGGCGCACGCGGTGGTGATGCCCTCGGGGCTGCCGCCGATGCCGACGCACATGTCGATGCGCGACTCGTAGCGCGCCGCGTTGATGCCGCCGGCCACGTCGCCGTCGCTGATCAGGCGGGTGCCGGCGCCCGCTTCCCGGATGTCGGCGATGAGCTGCTCGTGCCGCGGGCGATTCAGCACCGCGACGCGCATCTCGCCGATCGGCTTGTTCTTCGCGGCGGCGAGCGCGCGCAGGTTCTCGCCGATGGGCTTGCGGATGTCGACGACGCCGATACCGGCGGCATCCGTGACGATCTTGTCCATGTAGAAGACGGATGACGCGTCGAGCATGGTGCCCCGGTCCGCCACCGCGATGACCGAGAGCGCATTCTGGCGCCCGGCGGCGGTGAGCGACGTACCGTCGATCGGGTCGACGGCGATGTCGCAGGCGGGCCCCCGGCCGTTGCCGACCCGCTCGCCGTTGAAGAGCATCGGGGCGGCATCCTTCTCACCCTCGCCGATGACCACGACGCCGTCGAAGTTCACCGTGCCGAGGAACGCGCGCATCGCGTCGACGGCGGCGCCGTCGGCGCCGAGCTTGTCGCCACGGCCGATCCACGGGTACGAGCGGATCGCGGCCGCCTCGGTCGCCCGCACGAGCTCGAGGGCGATGTTGCGGTCGGGGTGCAGGAACAGGGTTGCCGTATCGGTGCTCACCATCGAGGGTCCTCCCGGACGCTGTGTCGGGTTCCGACGCTCGGAACCGTCGGCGAGCGCGCGGCCCGCCCCTCCAGCCTAGGCATCCGGCCCCTGCGCGACGTGAAGTTCGAACGTTCCGAGCCGGAAAGATCCCCGGATCTTAACGTTCCGGCAAGGTCGCGTTCGTCTCCGTCGCCGCGTCGCCGTGACCTGCGGCCACCTGCACGAGCGCGGTCGGCACGGGTCCCAGCGCGCACGCGGTCACGGCGGCGATCGCGACGAACGCCGGTGAGGAGCAGAGCTCGTCTAGCGTCCGGACCCGATCGGCGTCGAGCCCCGCACGTCGAACGCGCTCGGCTTCACCGGCCGACTGTGGCGCCGCCCGGGCCTGCATGAACCCGTCGTGCGCGCGCACGATCGCCGCCTCGATGACGCCCTCGGGCGCGCCGCCGATGCCGAGCAGCAGGTCGAGCGATCCGGTGGATGCCACGGCGTGCACCACGCGCTCGATGTCGCCGTGCTCGAACGCATGCACGCGAGCCCCTGCCTGTTCGACGGCGGCGGCCGTTGCGGCATTGCGCGGCCGGGACTGCACGGCGACCCGGAGGTCCGTGACGCGGCATCCCCGCGCGGCGGCGAGGAGCGCGAGGTTCTCTTCGACCGGGAGCGTGAGGTCGAGACCGGCACCCGCGCCGGCGTGCACGAGCTTGTCGAGGTAGTGCGCCGGGCCGAGGTCGAGGAAGGCGCCGCGCGGCGCGGCCGCGAGGATCGCCATCGATCCCGGAAGGCCCGCCGCCGCGAGCCTCGTGCCGTCGACCGGGTCGACGGCGACGTCGACGGCTGGCCCGGATCCCGTGCCGAACCGCTCGCCCGGGTGCAGCATCGGAGCGTCGTCCTTCTCGCCCTCGCCGGCGACGATCCGGCCGTCGGCGGCCACGGTCGCGAGGGCCGCGCGAAGGGCATCCACCGCGGCGGCGTCGACCGCGTCGGAATCGCCGCAGCCGACGAGCGGCCGGGCGGCGTCGGCCGCCGCCGTGACCGCCGCGATGAGCTCCGCGCGTAGCGAGCGGGGAATCATCGTGGCCGCGGCATCCGTCGAGGTCGGCTGCCCGCCTGGTGCGCTGTGCATCCCGCCATCCTCGCGCACCGCGGATGCCCGCGGCATCCGTCACACCTGAGCCGTGCTCGGCAAGTCGATAGACTCGACCCAACCCACCTGTCGTCCGAAGGAGCCTTCATGCCCATCGCAACACCCGAGCAGTACGCCGAGATGCTCGACACCGCCAAGGCCAAGGGCTTCGCCTTCCCGGCCTTCAACGTCTCGTCCTCGCAGACCCTCAACGCGGTGCTGCAGGGCCTGGCCGAAGCGGGTTCCGATGGCATCATCCAGGTCACCACCGGTGGCGCCGACTACTTCGCCGGCCACACCGTCAAGGCCCGCGCGACCGGGGCACTCGCGTTCGCGCGCTTCGCGCACGAGGTCGCCAAGAACTACCCGATCACCGTGGCGCTCCACACCGACCACTGCCCGAAGCCCGCCCTCGCCGACTTCGTGTTCCCCCTCATCGAGGCCTCCGAGGCCGAGGTGAAGGCCGGCCGCAACCCGATCTTCCAGTCGCACATGTGGGACGGCTCGGCCGTGCCGCTCGGCGAGAACCTCGAGATCGCGAAGGAGATCCTCCCCCGCATGAAGGCGATCAACGCCATCCTCGAGGTCGAGATCGGCGTCGTCGGTGGAGAAGAAGACGGCGTGAGCCACGACATCAACGACAGCCTCTACACGACGCTCGACGACGCGATCGCCACCGTCGAGGCCCTCGGCCTCGGTGAGCAGGGCCGCTACATGGCCGCCCTCACCTTCGGCAACGTGCACGGCGTGTACGCGCCCGGCAACGTGAAGCTGCGCCCCGAGCTCCTGAAGCAGATCCAAGACGGTCTCGCCGCCAAGTACGGCAACGGCCCGAAGCCCCTCGACCTCGTCTTCCACGGCGGCTCGGGCTCGACCGACGCCGAGATCGCCGAGGCCGTCGCCAACGGCGTCGTGAAGATGAACATCGACACCGACACGCAGTACGCGTTCACGCGCTCCATCGCCGGCTACATGTTCTCGAACTACGACGGCGTGCTGAAGGTCGACGGTGGCGTCGGCAACAAGAAGCAGTACGACCCGCGCGCGTGGGGCAAGGTCGCCGAGTCCGCGATGGCCGCCCGCGTCGGCGAGTCGACGCGCCAGCTCGGTTCCGCCGGCCAGTCGATCACGGCATAGGGCCCCGGATGTCGCAGCACGGTGCCGCCCGCCCGTCCGACGAGTCGGACGGCGGCGGTGCCGCGCGCGGCGACGTGCCGGCCGCCCCGGCCGTTCCGCCCGTTCCCCGCGACGAGCGCCCCCGCCCGCAGTTCGGCGAGTACGCGCCCGAGGGCTGGACGTGGAAGCCCCCCGCCGAAGACCACATCTCCGACCCTGCGCCGCAGATGGTCACGCCTCCGGCCGCGGCAACCACTCGCTCGGCTCGCGCAGCCTCGGTCGAGGGCCGCCGCGAGCGCCCCACCGATCGGCTGATCACGATCATGCTGCTCGTGCTCGGCGTGTTCGGCACGTGGATCTCGATCAGCACGCTGCAGTCGCTGCCCGACGTGCTTCCCGACGCCATCAGCCGGGCCGCCGAGATGCTCGGCACGGGCGGCACGCCCCTCGACTACGTTCCCGGGCCCGAAGTGCCCGCGATCCTCCTCGCCGGCTCCATCTTCCAGGGGGTGCTGTGGCTGCTCACCGCATGGTGGTCGATCTCGCGGATTCGCGCACGGCGCCTCGCGTTCTGGGTGCCGCTCGTCGGCGGCGCGGTTTCGTTCATCGCGTTGTACGGCGCGATGACGATCGTGATCCTCAGCGACCCGGCGCTCGCCGCGAGCCTGACGCCGGCCTGAGGCCCGCGCGCCTCGGGCGCCGCGTATCGGGAGGTCGCGTGACGCCGGGTTCGCGTCAGCGTGAGACGCGGCCGCCGAGCGCCCGCGCGTCGCGGTTGCCGGCGAGGTCCTTGCGCAGTTCCTTCGGGAGCGAGAACATCAGGTCTTCCTCAGCCGTCTTCACCTCGGCGACGTCGCCATAGCCGGCGTCGGCGAGCGCGGCGAGCAGCTCTTGGACGAGCTCTTCGGGCACGGATGCCCCGCTCGTCACGCCGACCGTCTCGACCCCGTCGAGCCACTCCTGCTTGACCTCGCTCGCGTAGTCGACGCGGTAGGCGGCCTTCGCGCCGTACTCGAGGGCGGACCTCGACGAGGCGCACGCTGTTGGAGCTGTTGGCCGAGCCGACGACGATCACGAGGTCGGCGTCTTGGGCGACCTTCTTGATGGCGACCTGGCGGTTCTGGGTGGCGTAGCAGATGTCGTCGCTCGGCGGGTCTTGCAGGTTCGGGAACCGCTCGCGGAGCCGACGCACCGTCTCCATCGTCTCGTCGACCGAGAGCGTGGTCTGCGAGAGCCACACGACCTTGTCGGGGTCGCGCACCTCGATGTTCGCCACCTCATCGGGGCTGCCGACGAGGGTGACGTGATCGGGCGCCTCCCCGGCGGTGCCCTCGACCTCTTCATGGCCCTCATGGCCGATGAGCAGGATCTCGAAGTCGTCGCGGGCGAAGCGCACCGCCTCGCGGTGCACCTTGGTGACGAGCGGGCAGGTCGCGTCGATGGCATGCAGCCCGCGGTCGGCGGCGGCGTTCACGACGGCCGGCGAGACGCCGTGCGCACTGAAGACGATGTGGGCGCCCTCGGGCACCTCGTCGACCTCGTCGACGAAGATCGCCCCCTGCGCCTCGAGCTCGGTCACCACGTGGATGTTGTGCACGATCTGCTTGCGCACGTAGACGGGCGCGCCGTAGTGCTCGATCGCCTTCTCGACGGCGATCACCGCACGGTCGACTCCGGCGCAGTAGCCGCGCGGGGCCGCGAGCAGCACACGCTTGTGTCCGGGGACCGGGATATCCTTGAGCCGGCCGCGCACGCCCGGGACTCTGGGCATGCCGAGGCCGATTCGCGGGGCATCCGTCAAGCTCGTCACGGTGCCCATCCTACGCGGCGAGACTGGGCGAGCGACCTGAGAGGCCCCCATGACGGATGCACCAGCCACGCGCGAGGCGCCGTGGCCAGTTGCGGTGCTCTCCGGCAAGCTCAAGCAGTACCTCGACCGGCTCGGCACCGTCTGGGTCGAGGGCGAGATCACGCAGTGGGGCATCTCGGCCGGCAACGTCTACGGCAAGCTCAAAGACCTCGATGCCGACGCGACGCTGTCGTTCACGGTGTGGTCGTCGGTGCGTGCGCGCTTCGACGAGCAGTTCAAGCCGGGCGACCACGTCGTGGCGCTCGTCAAGCCGAGCTGGTGGGTCAAGGGCGGCTCGCTCTCGATGCAGGTGTTCGACCTGAAGCACGTGGGCCTCGGCGACCTGCTCGAGCGGCTCGAACGGCTGCGGACGCAGCTCGCAGCCGAGGGGCTCTTCGCCGCCGAACGCAAGCGCCGGCTGCCCTTCCTGCCGGGGGTCATCGGGCTCATCACGGGCAAAGACAGCGACGCAGAGAACGACGTGCTGCGAAACGCGCGCCTCCGCTGGCCGGCTGTCGAGTTCCGCGTCGTGCACGCCGCCGTGCAGGGCGATCGCACCGCACCCGAGGTGGTCGCGGCGATCAAGCGACTCGACGCCGATCCGGCCGTCGAGGTCATCATCGTCGCGCGCGGCGGCGGCGACTTCCAGAACCTCCTGGGCTTCAGCGACGAACGCGTCGTTCGGGCCGCGGCCGCCGTATCCACCCCCATCGTCTCCGCGATCGGCCACGAAGCCGACCGGCCGCTGCTCGACGAGGTCGCCGACCTCCGGGCGTCGACGCCGACGGATGCCGCGAAGCGCGTGGTGCCCGACATCAACGAAGAGCTCGTGCGCATCGAGCAGGCCCGCGCACGGCTCGGCATGCGCCTGTCGGCCATGCTCGCTCGCGAGGTCGACCGCATCACGCACCTCCGCTCACGACCCGCCCTGGCCGACACGGCGTGGATCATCGACCGCCGAGCTGAAGACCTCACCCGATGGGTCGCCAGGGGCAGCGAGCTCATCGACCGCACCCTCGAGCGAGCGACCGCCCGTACCGCCGAGCTGCGAGGCCATCTGCGCGCGCTGTCGCCGCAGGCGACCCTCGATCGCGGGTATGCCATCGTGCAGGGCGCCGACGGCCACGTGCTGCGCACTCCGGCCGCGGCTCCCGACGGCACCCCGCTCGTCGTGACGCTCGCCGAGGGTGCACTGGCGGCGGTCTCCCGCGGCCCGGCACAGGGCCGGCCCGTGACCGATGCGCCCGCGGCGGGGCCTGTCGCCGCCGCCGAATAGAATGGTTCCCATGCCCCCCACCACCGATGTCGCCGAGCTGAGCTACGAGCAGGCCCGCGACGAACTCGTGCGGGTCG harbors:
- a CDS encoding VOC family protein, whose amino-acid sequence is MVTIRDAFPGFSVNDINAAREFYGTRLGLSVADGEMGDLQISLPSGQAVFVYPKSNHEPASFTILNLVVDDIDRAVDELNASGIETKIYTAPDDFGTDERGIVRGSASGEGPDIAWFRDPAGNVVSVLVT
- the glpX gene encoding class II fructose-bisphosphatase, yielding MVSTDTATLFLHPDRNIALELVRATEAAAIRSYPWIGRGDKLGADGAAVDAMRAFLGTVNFDGVVVIGEGEKDAAPMLFNGERVGNGRGPACDIAVDPIDGTSLTAAGRQNALSVIAVADRGTMLDASSVFYMDKIVTDAAGIGVVDIRKPIGENLRALAAAKNKPIGEMRVAVLNRPRHEQLIADIREAGAGTRLISDGDVAGGINAARYESRIDMCVGIGGSPEGITTACAIKALGGFMQGRLAPKDDAERARGEAAGLDCDRVYELGELVRSDNTFFVATGVTDGELVDGVRRKGPIIRTESIVLRGTSGTIRRVVADHLAEKWLDPADR
- a CDS encoding nuclear transport factor 2 family protein; this encodes MIELPMPVREAFDATNAGDLERFTAAFADDGVLDDWGREFRGRDEIARWSREESIGVHQTFEVTESRVIGDDVIVTADVGGEGFNGPSTFTFRLDADGRHIERMAITA
- a CDS encoding MFS transporter, with protein sequence MTDATRLPRALRPFSSGQYRLLTIALAASLLSAGAWIVAAVWQVVQLGGTPIDLSFVAVGSSLGLVLAVLFGGVAADRIPQRRILLVVEIVRGTGFAIAGFLAVTGIVEVWHLAVISFVLGLADGFFYPAYSAWLPSILPESQLLAANGVEGVLRPAAMNAAGPALASLLIAVQGPWLAFFVVAVLQVVAVVVLAAMRTTPVRRDPDEVVSHPVRQTFIDLRDGFAYLLRTRWLFATLVFSILLVFVLMGPIEVLLPFAVKDQTGGGAGAFALALAAFGVGGAIGSIAVASMRLPRRYLTLMILAWGFGGLPLAVIGLTSWLWVMVVALFICGLLFSGASVVWGTLLQRRVPPSMLGRVSSLDFFVSLALMPISMAVAGPVGESIGLAPAFLIAGLVGPVLAIATLAFARLGKDELAHPLDGMVDSEPVTGGEASARLEPPVDEPHPRRELRPRTDPEPG
- the xseA gene encoding exodeoxyribonuclease VII large subunit — translated: MTDAPATREAPWPVAVLSGKLKQYLDRLGTVWVEGEITQWGISAGNVYGKLKDLDADATLSFTVWSSVRARFDEQFKPGDHVVALVKPSWWVKGGSLSMQVFDLKHVGLGDLLERLERLRTQLAAEGLFAAERKRRLPFLPGVIGLITGKDSDAENDVLRNARLRWPAVEFRVVHAAVQGDRTAPEVVAAIKRLDADPAVEVIIVARGGGDFQNLLGFSDERVVRAAAAVSTPIVSAIGHEADRPLLDEVADLRASTPTDAAKRVVPDINEELVRIEQARARLGMRLSAMLAREVDRITHLRSRPALADTAWIIDRRAEDLTRWVARGSELIDRTLERATARTAELRGHLRALSPQATLDRGYAIVQGADGHVLRTPAAAPDGTPLVVTLAEGALAAVSRGPAQGRPVTDAPAAGPVAAAE
- a CDS encoding 3'-5' exonuclease, coding for MPVDFTAIDFETANSSPASACSIGLVKVRDGRVVDRVHHYIRPPFPHDEFSEWNVRIHGITREMVTDAAGWAVHLPTLREFAGDDLLVAHNAGFDVGVIAKTSEAVGLAVPDFQYLCSLQVARRTYHLDSYRLPVAAMAAGFEGFSHHDALADAEACAAIIVHAARRHEADDLERLAHITRVKIGAIGPAATRDRGAVHGPMALQ
- the fbaA gene encoding class II fructose-bisphosphate aldolase, with the translated sequence MPIATPEQYAEMLDTAKAKGFAFPAFNVSSSQTLNAVLQGLAEAGSDGIIQVTTGGADYFAGHTVKARATGALAFARFAHEVAKNYPITVALHTDHCPKPALADFVFPLIEASEAEVKAGRNPIFQSHMWDGSAVPLGENLEIAKEILPRMKAINAILEVEIGVVGGEEDGVSHDINDSLYTTLDDAIATVEALGLGEQGRYMAALTFGNVHGVYAPGNVKLRPELLKQIQDGLAAKYGNGPKPLDLVFHGGSGSTDAEIAEAVANGVVKMNIDTDTQYAFTRSIAGYMFSNYDGVLKVDGGVGNKKQYDPRAWGKVAESAMAARVGESTRQLGSAGQSITA
- a CDS encoding fructose-bisphosphatase class II translates to MHSAPGGQPTSTDAAATMIPRSLRAELIAAVTAAADAARPLVGCGDSDAVDAAAVDALRAALATVAADGRIVAGEGEKDDAPMLHPGERFGTGSGPAVDVAVDPVDGTRLAAAGLPGSMAILAAAPRGAFLDLGPAHYLDKLVHAGAGAGLDLTLPVEENLALLAAARGCRVTDLRVAVQSRPRNAATAAAVEQAGARVHAFEHGDIERVVHAVASTGSLDLLLGIGGAPEGVIEAAIVRAHDGFMQARAAPQSAGEAERVRRAGLDADRVRTLDELCSSPAFVAIAAVTACALGPVPTALVQVAAGHGDAATETNATLPER
- a CDS encoding DNA recombination protein RmuC gives rise to the protein MDILALVLGLVVGAVLGALAVALLLQRRAATAPVGEDPALIEARHQAQLAEVRAGEEAAKSLLREELAAMQARAEALRDQISLAQQQQRELVEQHRAEQQAREAREQAESRVLQALAPVKQSLSEMQSKVTELESQRNLQHGELTQQLKSAAESEERLRSTAESLASALRSNSTRGVWGETQLRSVVEAAGLIERVDFDVQASISSDSGHGRPDMVVRLPGGKSIAVDAKVPFNAYLEASQIPATASGAEGARRTDFLKQHVAAVRAHITALGSKGYWNGLDASPELVIAFIPSESLVSAALEADPSIMEFAFSKRVALASPVTLWSVLKTVAFSWQQDVLTNEAKTLFDLSRELYSRLATTASHIEKLGRTIERSVKDYNAFVGSLERQVLPTARKLGALDESKILAPLQGIEEAPRELTAFELVAGGGADLDPDLRRQLQTPDARD
- a CDS encoding DUF6264 family protein; protein product: MSQHGAARPSDESDGGGAARGDVPAAPAVPPVPRDERPRPQFGEYAPEGWTWKPPAEDHISDPAPQMVTPPAAATTRSARAASVEGRRERPTDRLITIMLLVLGVFGTWISISTLQSLPDVLPDAISRAAEMLGTGGTPLDYVPGPEVPAILLAGSIFQGVLWLLTAWWSISRIRARRLAFWVPLVGGAVSFIALYGAMTIVILSDPALAASLTPA